A stretch of Thermoanaerobaculia bacterium DNA encodes these proteins:
- a CDS encoding lipocalin-like domain-containing protein translates to MAVLAGLVAAFFAAPLDAAFLSAPLDAATPPSTNAAHPDARAEWWYYTGHLETAAREEFGFELTFFRARLGDGDDVDAAHFALTDVGRRSFRWAEKLHRPFPGIAGADSGRLAVFIEDWETREEGGVHLLRASMPEAAIALRLEPRKPPVRNGAGGISRKGPRPDEYSNYVSIPRLFVSGTLTRGGKAEPVSGIAWFDHEFGPGGLPEDLAGWDWFAVQLSDGTEAMLYRLRAKSGGESPFSQGTFVARDGTAFPLSAGDFSVEATGRWRSPHTAATYPSGWRLRVPSRGLDLAVTPRVADQELVTNRSTRVTYWEGACAVAGTARGVPVTGKSYVELTGYAGGALP, encoded by the coding sequence GTGGCCGTCCTCGCCGGGCTCGTCGCGGCGTTTTTCGCCGCGCCGCTCGACGCGGCGTTCCTTTCCGCGCCGCTCGACGCGGCGACCCCGCCCTCGACGAATGCCGCCCACCCCGACGCCCGGGCCGAGTGGTGGTACTACACCGGGCATCTCGAGACGGCCGCCCGCGAGGAATTCGGTTTCGAGCTCACGTTCTTCCGCGCCAGGCTCGGAGACGGCGACGACGTCGACGCGGCGCACTTCGCTCTGACCGACGTCGGGCGGCGCTCCTTCCGCTGGGCCGAGAAGCTCCATCGCCCGTTCCCCGGGATCGCGGGAGCGGACTCCGGGCGACTCGCGGTCTTCATCGAGGACTGGGAGACGCGCGAGGAAGGCGGCGTCCATCTCCTCCGCGCGTCGATGCCGGAAGCCGCGATCGCTCTGCGGCTCGAGCCGCGCAAGCCGCCGGTCCGAAACGGCGCCGGCGGCATCTCTCGAAAGGGGCCGCGTCCCGACGAGTACTCGAATTACGTCTCGATTCCGCGGCTCTTCGTCTCCGGAACGCTCACGCGCGGCGGGAAGGCCGAGCCCGTGTCCGGGATCGCCTGGTTCGACCACGAGTTCGGGCCGGGCGGCCTGCCCGAGGACCTCGCCGGCTGGGACTGGTTCGCCGTGCAGCTCTCCGACGGAACCGAAGCGATGCTCTACCGGCTTCGCGCGAAGTCGGGAGGCGAGTCGCCTTTTTCGCAGGGCACCTTCGTGGCCAGGGACGGGACGGCGTTTCCGCTCTCCGCCGGAGACTTTTCGGTCGAGGCGACCGGCCGCTGGCGCTCGCCGCATACCGCCGCGACGTACCCTTCCGGATGGCGGCTGCGCGTGCCCTCGCGCGGCCTCGACCTCGCCGTGACGCCGCGGGTCGCCGACCAGGAGCTCGTCACGAACCGCTCGACCCGCGTGACGTACTGGGAGGGCGCCTGCGCGGTCGCGGGAACCGCGCGCGGCGTTCCGGTGACCGGGAAGAGCTACGTGGAGCTGACCGGATACGCGGGAGGAGCCCTCCCCTAG
- a CDS encoding ABC transporter ATP-binding protein: MGVEIAFEEVSKTYPGARDTPALDRVSLEIAAGEFVAVAGPSGCGKSTLLHLAGGIDVATSGRVVVGGRDLTAIPEEELTLFRRRRVGTVFQFFNLIPALSVRENVELPLALDGNREASARARELLARVGLAEKGDAFPYELSGGQMQRVALARALSARPELLLADEPTGNLDSLSGAAVLDLLASLHEEHGGTVLMATHSEEAARRAGRVVRLKDGRVA; the protein is encoded by the coding sequence GTGGGCGTCGAGATCGCGTTCGAGGAGGTGTCGAAGACGTACCCGGGCGCCCGCGACACGCCGGCACTGGACCGCGTCTCGCTCGAGATCGCGGCCGGCGAATTCGTGGCCGTCGCCGGCCCTTCGGGCTGCGGAAAATCGACGCTTTTGCACCTGGCGGGGGGAATCGACGTGGCCACGAGCGGCCGGGTGGTCGTGGGAGGCCGCGACCTCACCGCGATCCCGGAGGAGGAGCTGACCCTCTTCCGGCGCCGCCGCGTGGGAACGGTCTTCCAGTTCTTCAACCTGATCCCGGCGCTTTCCGTGCGCGAGAACGTCGAGTTGCCGCTCGCCCTCGACGGAAACCGCGAGGCTTCGGCGCGCGCGCGGGAGCTCCTCGCGCGCGTCGGCCTGGCGGAGAAGGGGGACGCCTTCCCGTACGAGCTCTCCGGGGGCCAGATGCAGCGCGTCGCGCTCGCCCGCGCGCTCTCGGCGCGCCCGGAGCTGCTGCTCGCCGACGAGCCGACGGGGAACCTCGATTCGCTCTCGGGCGCGGCGGTCCTCGACCTGCTCGCCTCGCTCCACGAGGAGCACGGGGGCACCGTGCTCATGGCGACGCATTCGGAGGAAGCGGCGAGGCGGGCCGGACGCGTCGTCCGCCTCAAGGACGGCAGGGTCGCGTGA
- a CDS encoding sigma-70 family RNA polymerase sigma factor, producing the protein MAIPASATAGAAPDFDPAAAGGASSEEDVLRGVLPDARKLAEHAFKIPAQEVDDVLQEAAVDFLLHARRGARATAGLMIVITRRRCLDFWRSRYRRRKDVALDDLRGDEPACPAECDLPDEVAVVDGARLARTWPSLSDNCRHVLARRFWQNQRTADLADRMGYKRETLKRMISRCLGRLRRSMGTAA; encoded by the coding sequence ATGGCCATCCCCGCATCCGCCACGGCCGGCGCGGCGCCGGACTTCGACCCGGCCGCAGCGGGCGGCGCCTCGTCCGAAGAGGACGTGCTCCGCGGCGTCCTTCCCGACGCGCGGAAGCTCGCGGAGCACGCCTTCAAGATTCCCGCGCAGGAGGTCGACGACGTGCTGCAGGAGGCCGCGGTCGATTTCCTCTTGCACGCGCGGCGCGGCGCCCGGGCGACCGCGGGCCTGATGATCGTGATTACGCGCCGGCGGTGCCTCGATTTCTGGCGATCCCGATACCGCCGGAGGAAGGATGTCGCGCTCGACGATCTGCGGGGAGACGAGCCGGCATGCCCCGCCGAGTGCGACCTGCCGGACGAAGTCGCCGTCGTCGACGGCGCGCGTCTGGCCCGCACCTGGCCGTCGCTTTCCGACAACTGCCGGCACGTCCTCGCCCGGCGCTTCTGGCAGAACCAGCGGACCGCCGACCTCGCGGACCGGATGGGCTACAAGCGCGAAACGTTGAAACGGATGATCAGCCGCTGCCTGGGCCGGCTGCGGCGAAGCATGGGAACCGCCGCATGA
- a CDS encoding FtsX-like permease family protein gives MRLLFAGLVWRPARTHPLRMFLSFAGVAIGVGAVCAIHRANRSVTDSFREGVEAVSGAARLTVEGVDGVPESAGSRLRWIWGVGAFAPVVDRFAVCGDGTDEPVEILGVDVTAEEPVRRYRLAAPAGGDLRSLFSADAVLAPASFARRHRVSVGSEMPIFVRGRRADVRIAGVLEPVGPARASGGQVLVTGLRHAQKLFGMPGRVDRLDVTFPESVPEEEIARRIAASLPAGLSVRRPAARAASADKMVRAYRLNLAALGSIALLVGAFLIYNTLSMSVLRRWPEIGAVRALGASRRSILACFLAEGAALGAIGTAAGLGLGWALSRALLPTVGATVVSVYRATATLSVSSSWEPFVTAALVGLVSSVAASVVPAVEASRIPPAATMRPGSIERRRRRRAGWFAAIAAGCAALGAGLSRLPAVGGFPLFGFAAVGCAIAALAWGAPAAIIVIERVSRRPLHRLFGVPGRLAAAFFGGNLSRNAVAIAALALALGMSGAMAVMIASLRRTVITWVDQSVASDLFVKSATGDRRGIIGTIPAEAVDFLRSVPGVAVADPFRTIDAHDARGTPFTIGAGDFGTAVRIGALPLESGRDPAEVFGRARREGQVFVSEPFARRFGKKRGDRVRVPTPSGPREFPIADVYPDYSNDRGTVVIDRPLFVSLFHDTDVSTVAIRAAPGVSPEALRDRILAGAGGRFAFSILTNRTLRAEVRKIFDRTFAVTWALEAIALLVAGLGVVNALFALIVERRRELALLRVLGTSRRQLRRSIAIEAGLIGAGALGLAALAGTAFAAILIGVINPQSFGWSIRVEIPWREIAAGFALALTTTVAASLVPARIAVGGDAAAGIREE, from the coding sequence GTGAGGCTCCTCTTCGCGGGGCTCGTCTGGCGGCCCGCGCGGACCCATCCCCTGCGGATGTTTCTCTCGTTTGCGGGGGTGGCGATCGGCGTCGGAGCCGTATGCGCGATCCACCGCGCGAACCGCAGCGTGACCGATTCGTTCCGCGAGGGCGTCGAGGCGGTGTCCGGCGCCGCTCGCCTGACCGTCGAGGGGGTCGACGGGGTGCCGGAGAGCGCGGGGTCGCGGCTCCGGTGGATCTGGGGGGTCGGGGCGTTCGCGCCCGTCGTCGACCGGTTCGCCGTGTGCGGCGACGGCACCGACGAGCCGGTCGAGATCCTCGGCGTCGACGTGACGGCGGAGGAGCCGGTCCGCCGGTATCGCCTCGCCGCCCCCGCCGGGGGTGATCTCCGCTCCCTGTTCTCCGCCGACGCCGTCCTCGCCCCCGCGTCGTTCGCGCGCCGGCATCGCGTTTCCGTGGGAAGCGAGATGCCGATCTTCGTCCGGGGGCGCCGCGCCGACGTGCGGATCGCCGGGGTTCTCGAGCCGGTCGGCCCCGCCCGCGCGTCCGGAGGACAGGTCCTCGTGACCGGACTGCGGCACGCTCAAAAGCTCTTCGGGATGCCGGGACGCGTGGACCGGCTCGACGTCACGTTTCCGGAAAGCGTCCCGGAGGAGGAGATCGCGCGCCGGATCGCCGCGTCGCTTCCGGCGGGCCTCTCGGTCCGCCGGCCGGCGGCCCGCGCGGCGTCGGCGGACAAGATGGTCCGCGCGTACCGATTGAACCTCGCGGCGCTCGGGTCGATCGCGCTGCTCGTCGGCGCGTTCTTGATCTACAACACCCTCTCGATGTCGGTGCTCCGGCGCTGGCCCGAGATCGGCGCCGTGCGCGCCCTCGGCGCGTCCCGGCGCTCGATCCTCGCCTGCTTTCTCGCCGAGGGCGCGGCGCTCGGCGCGATCGGGACGGCGGCCGGCCTGGGGCTGGGGTGGGCGCTCTCGCGCGCGCTCCTGCCGACCGTCGGCGCCACGGTCGTGAGCGTCTACCGGGCGACGGCCACGCTGTCCGTTTCTTCGTCGTGGGAGCCGTTCGTCACCGCCGCCCTCGTCGGCCTCGTCTCGTCCGTCGCCGCATCCGTCGTGCCGGCCGTCGAGGCTTCGCGAATTCCCCCGGCGGCGACGATGCGGCCCGGCTCGATCGAGCGGCGGCGGCGGCGCCGGGCGGGATGGTTCGCCGCGATCGCCGCCGGGTGCGCCGCCCTCGGCGCGGGCCTCTCGCGGCTCCCCGCGGTCGGGGGCTTCCCGCTCTTCGGGTTCGCCGCCGTCGGATGCGCGATCGCCGCGCTCGCGTGGGGCGCTCCGGCGGCGATCATCGTCATCGAGCGGGTCTCGCGGCGGCCGCTCCACCGTCTCTTCGGCGTCCCCGGCCGGCTCGCCGCGGCCTTCTTCGGGGGCAACCTCTCGCGAAACGCCGTCGCGATCGCCGCGCTCGCGCTGGCGCTCGGGATGAGCGGCGCGATGGCCGTGATGATCGCGTCGCTCCGGCGGACCGTGATCACGTGGGTGGACCAGTCGGTCGCGTCGGACCTGTTCGTCAAGTCGGCGACCGGAGACCGGCGCGGGATCATCGGCACGATCCCGGCGGAGGCGGTCGACTTCCTCCGATCGGTCCCGGGAGTCGCGGTGGCGGATCCCTTCCGGACGATCGACGCGCACGACGCGCGCGGAACCCCGTTCACGATCGGCGCCGGCGATTTCGGGACCGCCGTCCGGATCGGCGCGCTGCCCCTCGAATCGGGACGCGACCCCGCGGAGGTGTTCGGGCGGGCGCGCCGGGAAGGCCAGGTCTTCGTGTCCGAGCCGTTCGCGCGCCGCTTCGGGAAGAAGCGGGGCGACCGCGTCCGAGTCCCGACCCCCTCCGGGCCGCGGGAATTCCCGATCGCCGACGTCTACCCCGACTATTCGAACGACCGTGGCACGGTGGTGATCGACCGTCCCCTCTTCGTTTCGCTCTTCCACGACACCGACGTCTCGACGGTCGCCATCCGCGCGGCGCCCGGCGTCTCCCCCGAGGCCCTCCGCGACCGCATCCTCGCCGGAGCGGGAGGGCGGTTCGCTTTCTCGATCCTCACGAATCGGACGCTTCGCGCCGAGGTGCGGAAGATCTTCGACCGCACGTTCGCGGTGACGTGGGCCCTGGAGGCGATCGCGCTCCTCGTCGCGGGTCTCGGCGTCGTCAACGCGCTCTTCGCGCTGATCGTCGAGCGCCGCCGGGAGCTCGCGCTGCTTCGCGTGCTCGGGACGTCCCGGCGGCAGCTCCGCCGCTCCATCGCGATCGAAGCGGGACTGATCGGCGCGGGCGCGCTCGGGCTCGCCGCGCTCGCGGGAACGGCGTTCGCCGCGATCCTCATCGGCGTCATCAACCCGCAGTCGTTCGGCTGGTCGATCCGCGTCGAGATCCCCTGGCGGGAGATCGCGGCCGGCTTCGCCCTGGCGCTCACGACGACGGTGGCCGCAAGCCTCGTCCCGGCACGGATCGCCGTCGGGGGAGACGCGGCCGCGGGGATCCGCGAGGAATGA